One Oligoflexia bacterium genomic window, CGATCACGTTATCTAAATTAATAGGGTCATACGAAACGAGTTCGCCATTTTTAAAACCACTTAAAAATTCTTCAATGAGCTTATTGGTAGAAGGGCTATTAATTGTGCTTGATAAAATACGCACGCGACCTGAACCATTTTTTATTGCTTTTAATTTATCAGAAATTTTTCTATCGATTGCGTCCCATTGACCAGCTGAAGTTGCAAGTGAACCGCGCTGAAGTTCTGAGGGTGATCGCAGGCGGTCAGGATCATAGAGATTTAAAATTGAAGCTTGGCCGCGAGCACACAAACCACCTTTATTAATGGGGTGATCAGGGTTTCCTTCAATTTTTATGGGGCGTCCTTCGCGAGTTTTTACTAATGTGCCACAACCTGTTGAGCACTCACCACATGTGGATGCGTAGTAATTTGCAACACCAAATGTGACTTCTTCTGGCTGATTAACGTAGGGCAAAATTTTATGCATGGGTTTTTGATAACAAGCGGTACTTGCAAGGGCAGTACTTGCAGCCATGAGTTTCATAAAATCACGACGGCTTGTACCGTCAGTTTCTTCAGTTACGCCGTCTCTAATGGGTGAGGATGTAAATTCTTGATTCGCTTTCTCAATAAAGCCAGGCTCGTTGTGGTATTCTTCGAGACTTCCCCAGTATTTGCGTTCGGTGTGTTGTTCCATTTTCGTTTTGTCTCCTACCGATGACATGTGTCGCACGAGGTGGGTGCGTTGTATTGAGGTTGTCTGTGACAATTCACACACCAGCCCATGGTTAATGGTGCGTATTGCTTAACTGTGTCCATATTTTGAACTTCACCATGACATGTTTGGCACTTCACACCACGGGCAATATGACGTTTGTGGTTGAAGTAAGTAAATTCAGGAAGATCATGCACTTTGATCCAAGGAATTGGTTTTCCTTGTTCATAGCTTTCCGTGAGCTTCTTAATGTGGGGGCTATCGGTCTTGACCATTTTGTGACAGTTCATGCAGACGTTCATGGCAGGGACTGTGGCATGCCGTGATTTCTCTACAGAAACGTGACAATACATACAGGGAATTTGATATTTGCCTGCATGGGTCTTGTGACTGAATGGAAGCGGTTGGGCTGGCGCATAGCCTTGGTTTTTTGCTGGTGAGATTGCGAAAACAAAACCACCAACAATAAAGCACAAGACGAGGACAGCGACGATGATTTTCGACGTAATGGGACTGTTCGGTGCCATAGATGTTACTTAAGCCCTTATTTCTACTGTTGTTAGAACCGAGTACTTAATTTATATATGAGAAACATGGCACAAGATAAAGATGAAATCAAAATTATTCCTGCACGATCGATCAGCCGAGAAAATATGAGACGAGATCTCATGGCTGAGCGACCGGTATTGGAAGTAAAAAATCAGCCGGAGAAGGATAATGGAGAGAAAAAAATTGCGCGCAGGAATTTATTCAAACAGCTGATTCCATTATCTGGTAAGGCTTTGGTGGATTTTATGCGTGAAACTTCAATGTCATCAGAAGATGTCTCAACTGGTATTTCAAATATAAAGAAGTCTGACTAAATCAGTCGGTTTTGTTTTACGCTAATTTCGGTTTGTTGGGTATATGGGTATAACAGTGGCTAATGCTGCGCGTTAGTTTGAATGTGTTATCGTTGTCGTTGAACTGATCAGCTGTGAAAGATCCGCGAGTTTTACGATCTTAATTCCTAAGCATTGATAAATTTGTTCATATGTTTAAATCCAAAGCTATTGATAGCAGCCCTCTGATTATGAGCTTTGCAAAGAAGTCGTAAGTTTTCAGCGCAAGTTTTTCCACCAAGAACAATGGGTGAAATATGATCGTACTCTAAAAAATAACGTGACTCGCACTTGGGGTATGTACATTTACCTTTGTCTCTTTGCCAAACGAAGATTTTAAGTTGTTGCGGGATATATCGACTAATACTCATATTAGAATTTGGTATGTCATTTTGGGTTCGAACCTCCGGCGCCGGAGGTGGTGGTGCGTTAAGATTTTCTGGTTTTTTATTTTCTTTTTTTGCTTTGATTGGTTTTAGCGCGGGATCGAATTTTTTGAGCGCAATATCCGCCAATTCATTAATCAGTTCACTATCTGTCATATTGGGATTTTTATGACTCATGAGCGCTTTTAGCTTATCGAGTTTTTCTAGTACCACTTCGTCGAGCACAACTTTTAATTCAGTCTTATCTTTCGTAAGTACACGTCTTTTTTCTTGAGGTATGGAATTTGGAGAAATAGCAACTAAAGTCTGAATGCATTCACGAGTGGATTTATTTTCAAGCTTTGCAAGGAGCCCAATTTTTTGATCTAAGGAATATGGTTTTCCAGATTTCTTTTCATGTCTAAAAAAGGTTTGGGCTTGGGCAACGGATGAAAGATTGAGTTCACCTGATAAAATTTTGATTTCAATTTCAGGGATAAGTTTCATTGCTCGCATGGTGTCGACTCGCCTCTGCGCAGCTCCCTCTGTATATTTTAATGTCTTCACGCAATAGGCATGAAGAGAGGAGTATTCTTTGGAGTAAAGTCTTCGCCTTTCGGCTTCATCTAACAGATGAAGCACTTTTGTTTGTGCGAGATTTTCTTCTCGCACAGCAGATTTGAGTTCGGTTTCTAATTCAAAGTCAGATAATTTTTTAAGATCCATAAAACCCCCATTTGAATGAGATTTATAACGCAGCTTTTTAGAATCAAATTTTTCGCATTTAAAAGGGGTGAGTGAGTTCTAAAAAATAAATTGCTTCCCCTCAAAAAATAAAGAGTTAAAACACAGCTAGTGTAATATTAGAACGTCTCAAGTGCTAGTTTGGTTAAGTTTCGAAAGTGAAATGAATTTTCAGAATTACTGCGAAAAGCGTGTCAAATTATAATTCAAATAAATCGAAATAATTATCATTTAACTTTGGGTGATAAGTATTGTGAATATAAATTAATTTTGAAGTGAGGTTTGCGAAAAGCTAAGCAGTGTTTCTGCAGCACTCAGGTCTTCGCTTTTTTCAAAACTTTTCGATGCTGATAGCCTGCTATTGCTACATACAAAAGTTGAACCGCAAGGACTGATCCGACGTAACCTACGCCGCCACCGCCAAAACCATAGCTATGAAGGCCAACGCCTAACACGAAATTTACTCCGTACCATGCCATGATGACTCCAGAAAATGCGACAACTGAAGCAGCGATAGTGCCAAAGGCTTTGAGCCAACCAGAAAAACGGCCGTGTAAAACAGCGAGATAAAAGAGATCAGCAATGAGTGCCCAAGTTTCTTTTGGATCCCAACCCCAAAAACGGCCCCAAGAATAATCAGCCCAAACTCCACCTAAGATAGTACCCGCTGTGAGCAGTAATACTCCAACTTGAATGGATCGATAAACATACAAGCTTAGGGCATTTATTTTTTCTTTGTTCTGAGTTTCAACTCCCCGAACATAATAACTTAAAGCAATGTTTCCGATTCCTGTGGCTAAGGCAAAGGCTGCATAACTTAAAGTAATAGTTAACACATGTATCGTAAGCCAGTAATTACTGCGAAGTACGGGCTCTAGAGGCCTAATGCTTTGATCTAAAACAGCAGGTGCGGCATCTCCAATGATCAGGCAAAGTGTTGCCATGGCACTAGCAGCAAGGCCGATGTATTTTCTTTTGTAAATTAATTCAAAAATCACACCTATGACTATGCAACCTAGAGCAACCCAAATAACTGATTCATACATATTTGAAACAGGGGGGCGGCCAGCGATCCAGCATCTTAATGCAAAGCCAAAAATGTGTACGAGGGTTCCGGCAAAACAAAGTGCTAGAGCAAAATACCAGGGGGCTTTCTTGGTTGAACTTAAAGAATAAGTAAATGCTGCGATTGCGAGTAAATAGAAAATATATGCGATTCGAAAGGGATGATATTTGTTGTAGATAAGCTCCATTTTTATTTCTGAATATTGAGGGTAACTCTGAGGAGCTTGTAGTTTTGTAGCTTGTGCAAATTCTTTAACAGCATTTACAAAAAGTGTGTCGTCTTTTTTAGCGATGGCTGCGTAATAATTATTAGCAATATTATTAAATGCTTGTTGCAGCTCACCTTTGATATCAGAGATGGGGAGCCAATCAGGGCTCAATGCTTGAGGAACAAGCCTGATGTTTCTTCCTGCAATGATTTCTTGATAGGATTGTAATTGATTATTAAGTCGATTAACGGCTGTATAATAATTGTCTAATTTTTTCTTTTCTTTTTGAAGATGCATTAGCTCTGTAAAAATATTCGGAAGCTTTGTGTTTTTAATTACATCCTGAGGGCTCAAATAGCTCTGGGTCTCAGGCATATCTAAATCTTTTTTAAGCTGGAGATGTTTTATTTGAATAAATTTTTGGTTAAGCCATTGATCTGGGAAAAACAGCCATGCCATTACAAGTTCAGTAGCGTTTTTGCCTTCGTATTTTTGAGTGCCTGTGATGAGTTGAACGTTTTCTTTTGCAAATGTATCAAAGGGTTTAACTCTTCCACCATCTTGAATGGGTAAAGATTCAAATTCAGTAACATCAAGAGCTTGGCTTTGAGGTGTTAGCAAAAGAAGTGTACTAAAAATAATGTGTTTAAGTTTCATTGTTTAAACTTTCTTTTTTCTGGTCCAACGAGGTTTCCAGTAAAACATGATCATAATGCCTAGGCATATACAAATGGAACCTAAGTATTTAATCCTGCGCCCTGGGTCATAGTTCACCGAGAATACGGAGACTGTGGGCTCGCCACGTTCATTGAGTTCATAGCTTGATTGATAAAGGGTGAAGTCTTTATTATGAAGGGGTTCATTCATTGAGATCACTATTTCTTGTTTTGAATCAACCAAGACAGTACTTTCGTAGCTCATGGGTAAATGACTTCCACCATAGGTCGCTAATTTAAATTTTTTCAAATTGAGTTGAAAACCTAGATTAAATTTTCGATGGGTGAAGTTAACCCAGTATTTTGTTTGAGCACCTTTTATTTCATGGGGATTACCTAGTTCAAACCAAGATTTTTTATTTCCGATTTGAGCTTCAATGGCTTGGGTATGGTTTTCATTTCCACGTTCTGCATCTACGAATCCAGCATCAACCTCAGCACTGGGGAAATATTTTTCGACTTTGAATTTTAGATTCATCCAGCCTGTGTCGTAATCTTTTCCGGGTTCAACAATTCCAGAAGCTACTGGCTTTACTTGTCTCATTGAATAAATTGTGTAACGTAAGCTTAAAGTTTTTGGATCTTGAACAAGTAGAATTTGATTTTTTCCTACTTCAGGTTTTGGTTCATTTCCTTTGATAAATGAAACAGTGGCCGGGCCCAAATCATAAAATGGTGGAATTTGATTATCAAGGCCAAGCCATTCATTGACGTTTACGCGTTCATTATAGAGCTTAAATAAAACAGCAGGCATTGAGGCTTTACTCTCTGAGGCTTTTACTTCAATGCGTCTTACGGCTTTGGCAATGTAGCGAGTCACTTTAATAACATCGTCATCAACAAGTTTAAAAGTGTAGTCATTTTTCTCAGGCGTTTTACGATCAAAATCAACCGGGCTTTGTAAAAGTAGTGCGAAAGGTCGTCCATCAAAACTCTGATACACCTGAAATTCAGCTTCAGGCACCATAAAGCTATCAGCGGTTTCTGATATTGAAAGGGGCAGTGACCCATCAAGCCCTTTTTGTTGAGTAATAAAGGAGCCCAAAAGTAGGGTGATTATACCTGAGTGGGTAATGACAAAACCTACGTGGTTTTTCTTCCAGGGCATGCGATCAATTGCAGCGCAAGTGAGATTGATGATGAGTAAGCAAAGTTCTAAACTCATAAACCAGCTTTTATAGATTACTCTTTGCGCTTGGGCTGTGCCGTGCTCAGCCTCATAGAAGGTTCCATAGGCTAATATAGCGGCTAACGTGATCATGATTATGACCGCGAGTTTGATTGAGGAGAGGAAATCAAAAATGTAATGACCAAGTTTTTTCATAGGTGTTTTCACTAACTTAAGCACAACTGTGGGTTCATAGAAAGCACTAAAAATGGGCCTAAGCCTAGGTCTAGCTTTTATTAAAGTAAAGCTTTAATAAAGCCGAAAAGAGACATGTATGAAGAAGAAGACAACTGCCCAGAGCCGTAGGGTGCATACAGATCGTAAAACCGTTACTGAGACTTTTGCCGTAAATGTAAAAGACATTTCTACTGGTGAGGTCTATTTCAATCGCGCAAGCATTGTTGATGTGAGTCACACCGGTCTTTTATTGCACGTAAAACGAGGAGATGTTGCAGCAGTTTCTTTACGTTCAACATTAACTTTTTCATGTATCCATCAAGCGAGCATTGGTTTTACCATTGAAATCATGGACACCTATATTGAGGGTGTAGTGACGCGCACTAAACCCATTGGCAAAGGTGATTTTATCTGTGCCGTTGATTTTAGAGATGATGCACCTGAGTATTGGCGTCAATGCTTAGTTGATCTTTTACCAGACCAAGACTCAGATGATGTGTCATATCCCGCTAGCGATGATTCTTCAGAAGAATCAAACGAAGACTGATTAGTTTACTTTCTTCCTGGCTTTAAGATCTTCTCTCTACCAACCAAATAGACAAAACCCATCAGTGAAAAGAATATCAAATAGGCGAGGCCATCACTTGAGGCAAGACCTGGTAAAACCTTACTCATATCAAGTGAAGACGTCCAATTTTCATTGAGCGATAAAATAGCTATACCGATACCTGCAATTGAGCCCCCGGCGATGAGTCCTGATGAAAGTAAAATGCCGGCTTGGCTTTCTGAGTCTTTAGCAGCTTTACGTTTACCCATTTTATCTACGAGCCATCGCACAAAACCACCAAAGAAAATTGGAGCTGAGGCGGCAAGTGGTAAATACACACCCACTGCAAAGGGGAGTGAGGCGATGCCGCAGAATTCTAATACAACGGCGATAAATACGCCCAGAAGTACTAAGCTCCAGGGGAGTTTTTGAGTTAAAATTCCATCAATAATTAAAGACATAAGGCGTGCTTTTGGAGCTTCATATTTTTGAACAGAAGTTCCATCATCACGTTTTTGCAAAACTCCATTAATGCCTGGGTCAACTAAGTAAACTATTTGACCAGAACC contains:
- a CDS encoding cytochrome c3 family protein; this translates as MAPNSPITSKIIVAVLVLCFIVGGFVFAISPAKNQGYAPAQPLPFSHKTHAGKYQIPCMYCHVSVEKSRHATVPAMNVCMNCHKMVKTDSPHIKKLTESYEQGKPIPWIKVHDLPEFTYFNHKRHIARGVKCQTCHGEVQNMDTVKQYAPLTMGWCVNCHRQPQYNAPTSCDTCHR
- a CDS encoding HNH endonuclease signature motif containing protein, with product MDLKKLSDFELETELKSAVREENLAQTKVLHLLDEAERRRLYSKEYSSLHAYCVKTLKYTEGAAQRRVDTMRAMKLIPEIEIKILSGELNLSSVAQAQTFFRHEKKSGKPYSLDQKIGLLAKLENKSTRECIQTLVAISPNSIPQEKRRVLTKDKTELKVVLDEVVLEKLDKLKALMSHKNPNMTDSELINELADIALKKFDPALKPIKAKKENKKPENLNAPPPPAPEVRTQNDIPNSNMSISRYIPQQLKIFVWQRDKGKCTYPKCESRYFLEYDHISPIVLGGKTCAENLRLLCKAHNQRAAINSFGFKHMNKFINA
- the ccsA gene encoding cytochrome c biogenesis protein CcsA, which translates into the protein MKLKHIIFSTLLLLTPQSQALDVTEFESLPIQDGGRVKPFDTFAKENVQLITGTQKYEGKNATELVMAWLFFPDQWLNQKFIQIKHLQLKKDLDMPETQSYLSPQDVIKNTKLPNIFTELMHLQKEKKKLDNYYTAVNRLNNQLQSYQEIIAGRNIRLVPQALSPDWLPISDIKGELQQAFNNIANNYYAAIAKKDDTLFVNAVKEFAQATKLQAPQSYPQYSEIKMELIYNKYHPFRIAYIFYLLAIAAFTYSLSSTKKAPWYFALALCFAGTLVHIFGFALRCWIAGRPPVSNMYESVIWVALGCIVIGVIFELIYKRKYIGLAASAMATLCLIIGDAAPAVLDQSIRPLEPVLRSNYWLTIHVLTITLSYAAFALATGIGNIALSYYVRGVETQNKEKINALSLYVYRSIQVGVLLLTAGTILGGVWADYSWGRFWGWDPKETWALIADLFYLAVLHGRFSGWLKAFGTIAASVVAFSGVIMAWYGVNFVLGVGLHSYGFGGGGVGYVGSVLAVQLLYVAIAGYQHRKVLKKAKT
- a CDS encoding cytochrome c biogenesis protein ResB, translated to MITLAAILAYGTFYEAEHGTAQAQRVIYKSWFMSLELCLLIINLTCAAIDRMPWKKNHVGFVITHSGIITLLLGSFITQQKGLDGSLPLSISETADSFMVPEAEFQVYQSFDGRPFALLLQSPVDFDRKTPEKNDYTFKLVDDDVIKVTRYIAKAVRRIEVKASESKASMPAVLFKLYNERVNVNEWLGLDNQIPPFYDLGPATVSFIKGNEPKPEVGKNQILLVQDPKTLSLRYTIYSMRQVKPVASGIVEPGKDYDTGWMNLKFKVEKYFPSAEVDAGFVDAERGNENHTQAIEAQIGNKKSWFELGNPHEIKGAQTKYWVNFTHRKFNLGFQLNLKKFKLATYGGSHLPMSYESTVLVDSKQEIVISMNEPLHNKDFTLYQSSYELNERGEPTVSVFSVNYDPGRRIKYLGSICICLGIMIMFYWKPRWTRKKKV